Proteins encoded by one window of Porphyrobacter sp. YT40:
- a CDS encoding DUF411 domain-containing protein produces the protein MNLKKPSLLRRSISGAALLVLAACSNVAQAATYTMFRDPGCGCCLNWAGHLEDGMNAKVASVDSNDMAAIKTARGVPEELWSCHTMEVDGYIIEGHVPAEAVARLLRERPDGVAGLAVPGMPLGSPGMEAGNRIQPYEVIAFGPTGQSVFASYR, from the coding sequence ATGAATTTGAAAAAGCCTTCGCTGCTCCGGCGATCGATTAGCGGCGCGGCCTTGCTCGTGCTGGCAGCCTGTTCGAACGTGGCTCAGGCAGCGACCTATACGATGTTCAGGGACCCCGGATGTGGATGCTGTCTCAACTGGGCAGGCCATCTTGAAGATGGGATGAACGCGAAGGTGGCATCGGTCGATAGCAACGACATGGCGGCGATCAAGACAGCGCGCGGCGTACCGGAAGAATTGTGGTCGTGCCACACGATGGAGGTCGATGGATACATCATCGAAGGTCACGTGCCCGCCGAAGCCGTCGCCCGACTTTTGCGCGAGCGGCCCGACGGCGTTGCCGGTCTAGCGGTTCCGGGAATGCCTCTGGGATCGCCCGGCATGGAGGCCGGAAACCGGATCCAGCCCTATGAGGTCATCGCCTTTGGTCCGACCGGACAGAGCGTCTTCGCATCTTATCGGTGA
- a CDS encoding class I SAM-dependent methyltransferase, producing MNGNQLVNNITAPEDHGEFTPLLGKSFLTPLYDRAIGLFTREHLWRQRIVEELHLVPGDRVIDVGSGTGTLLKALMTDCPEAGLIGVEPDPDALALARRKFGAGADLVKWHNGFLESLKLPAGWQPNKIVSSLVLHQVPLRKKQTILETIESLLVPGGTVLISDYMKQDSPLMRSLFRATVQSLDGISDTQPSADGEVEKLFAEIFTEPCLLQRFPTATGTISLWRGYKKGIAQ from the coding sequence ATGAATGGGAACCAGCTCGTGAACAATATCACCGCACCTGAAGATCACGGCGAATTTACGCCTCTTCTTGGCAAGAGCTTTCTGACGCCCCTTTACGACCGGGCGATCGGTCTGTTCACCCGCGAACATCTCTGGCGACAAAGGATTGTCGAAGAACTGCACCTTGTCCCCGGCGACCGGGTGATCGATGTTGGCAGCGGAACCGGCACTCTTCTCAAGGCCTTGATGACGGATTGTCCGGAAGCGGGTCTGATCGGTGTCGAACCCGACCCGGATGCGCTCGCGCTTGCGCGGCGCAAGTTTGGCGCGGGAGCCGATCTCGTGAAATGGCACAATGGCTTTCTCGAAAGCCTCAAGCTGCCCGCAGGGTGGCAGCCGAACAAGATCGTCAGCAGCCTCGTCCTGCACCAGGTCCCCTTGCGCAAGAAGCAGACAATCCTGGAAACCATCGAAAGCTTGCTCGTGCCAGGCGGAACGGTGTTGATCTCCGATTATATGAAGCAGGATAGCCCACTCATGCGGAGCCTCTTCCGGGCGACCGTCCAGTCTCTTGACGGCATAAGCGACACGCAGCCCAGCGCCGACGGCGAGGTCGAAAAACTATTCGCCGAAATCTTCACCGAGCCATGCCTGCTCCAACGGTTCCCGACGGCAACCGGGACGATCTCGCTATGGCGCGGATACAAGAAAGGAATTGCACAATGA
- a CDS encoding periplasmic heavy metal sensor, giving the protein MKTTHIVLAVLLAALAGCLGAIAADRWANHEAGSGLHDFVHDELTLTADQEQRLDALEARFAVERARLEGSARAANARLAQAMENEHEYGPEVSAAIDEVHARMGDLQKATVRHVFDMREILEPEQQRQFDRKVSDALTRDPRD; this is encoded by the coding sequence TTGAAGACGACGCATATCGTTCTCGCGGTGCTTCTCGCAGCACTTGCAGGATGCCTCGGCGCGATTGCCGCGGATCGCTGGGCCAATCACGAGGCCGGCTCCGGCCTCCACGATTTCGTGCACGACGAGCTCACCCTGACGGCCGACCAGGAGCAGCGTCTCGATGCGCTCGAGGCCCGTTTCGCTGTCGAAAGGGCACGGCTCGAAGGATCGGCGCGCGCAGCCAATGCCCGGCTCGCCCAGGCGATGGAAAATGAGCACGAGTACGGTCCCGAGGTTTCGGCCGCGATCGACGAGGTGCATGCGCGTATGGGCGATCTGCAGAAAGCAACGGTACGGCATGTCTTCGACATGCGTGAAATTCTCGAACCCGAGCAGCAACGCCAGTTCGACCGCAAGGTCTCCGACGCCCTGACCCGCGACCCGCGCGACTGA
- a CDS encoding sigma-70 family RNA polymerase sigma factor, whose protein sequence is MSGAGDNPDEALVSQVRAGNKRAFSKLVEHETGRLLALATRMLSSPSQAEDVVQDSLASVWLTRHRLDPDKPIGPYLTTVVLNRCRDRLRRRKVAGFFGLSGDDELHSIADDLPGPEALAVSREELNLVQAEIARMPLRLREALVLVTIEGRSQAEAADLLGTTEKAIETRVYRARNRLKERFEKL, encoded by the coding sequence ATGTCGGGGGCGGGCGACAATCCGGATGAGGCCCTTGTCTCGCAGGTGAGGGCCGGTAACAAGCGGGCTTTCAGCAAGCTCGTCGAGCATGAAACCGGTCGGCTTCTCGCGCTCGCGACACGCATGCTTTCCTCTCCTTCTCAGGCGGAGGACGTTGTTCAGGACAGCCTCGCTTCGGTGTGGCTGACGCGCCATCGGCTCGATCCGGACAAGCCGATCGGACCCTATCTGACAACCGTCGTCCTCAACCGCTGCCGGGACCGTTTGCGCAGGCGCAAGGTCGCAGGCTTTTTCGGACTGTCGGGTGATGACGAACTCCATTCCATCGCCGACGATTTGCCGGGTCCTGAAGCGTTGGCCGTTTCCAGGGAAGAGCTCAATCTCGTTCAGGCCGAGATCGCGCGAATGCCTTTAAGGCTGCGCGAAGCGCTTGTGCTCGTGACCATCGAGGGGCGTAGCCAGGCCGAGGCGGCCGATCTTCTCGGAACGACCGAAAAGGCGATCGAAACCCGCGTATATCGCGCGCGCAACAGGCTGAAGGAGCGCTTCGAAAAACTTTGA
- a CDS encoding copper resistance system multicopper oxidase, which yields MIAVNRRKFLGAGAGGMGLLGLAGAMPAWARGADILAGNARKGLDEISGPNIDLTVARSAFATGNRRGGAIAVNGTIPGPLLRLQEGTTVRLNVHNQLEEDTSIHWHGLLVPFQLDGVPGVSFPGVKPGETFTAEFPVRQSGTYWWHSHSGLQEQAGHYGAIVIDPAGPDPVQADREYIVVLSEFSAMSPHTIFDKLKKGEGYFNYNQNTWTDDYPLSGEDRRMWAKMRMMPTDILDVSSAAYTYLLNGHGPLDNLEYLFRPGERVRLRFINAGAMTFFNIRIPGLPMTIVQADGQNVEPVEVDEFQIGVAETYDVVVTPGAQQAYTLVAESMDRSGMGIATLASAPGARAAIPPLRDPPLLTMADMGMSGMDHGSSGDAGMSGMDHGSGGDMAGMDHGSSGQSEMAGMADMSGMQMRDTSLLPPDVKVGPGLDMVSMNPVDRMGDPGIGLADVPHRTLDYRKLRALTPHREGRTPSRRMEIHLTGNMERYMWSFDGKKFSAVSDEPIRFAYNERVRVKLVNDTMMAHPIHLHGHFFELVNGAPADRQPLKHTVILQPGGSAQFDLTADEPGDWAFHCHLLYHMHAGMFQIVTVANPDGSEA from the coding sequence ATGATCGCCGTCAATCGACGCAAGTTTCTCGGAGCCGGAGCAGGAGGAATGGGTCTGCTCGGCCTTGCCGGGGCGATGCCTGCCTGGGCACGGGGCGCGGACATCCTCGCAGGTAACGCCCGCAAGGGGCTGGACGAGATATCCGGCCCCAATATCGACCTCACCGTTGCCCGATCGGCCTTCGCGACCGGCAACAGGCGCGGCGGCGCGATCGCCGTCAATGGCACGATCCCCGGTCCGCTGTTGCGTTTGCAGGAAGGCACGACCGTCCGGCTCAATGTCCATAACCAGCTCGAGGAAGATACTTCGATCCACTGGCACGGTCTGCTCGTGCCGTTTCAGCTCGATGGAGTGCCCGGCGTGAGCTTCCCCGGTGTCAAACCGGGAGAGACCTTCACCGCCGAGTTTCCGGTTCGCCAATCGGGCACTTACTGGTGGCACTCGCATAGCGGCCTGCAGGAACAGGCCGGGCATTACGGCGCGATCGTGATCGATCCCGCCGGACCCGATCCGGTTCAGGCCGACCGCGAATATATCGTGGTGCTGAGCGAATTCAGCGCCATGTCGCCCCACACCATTTTCGACAAGCTCAAGAAGGGCGAAGGCTACTTCAACTACAACCAGAACACCTGGACCGACGATTACCCGCTTTCGGGCGAGGATCGCCGGATGTGGGCGAAAATGCGCATGATGCCGACGGACATCCTCGACGTGTCGAGCGCGGCTTATACCTATCTTCTGAACGGCCATGGCCCGCTCGACAATCTGGAATACCTCTTCCGCCCGGGCGAACGCGTGCGGCTGCGCTTCATCAATGCCGGCGCCATGACCTTCTTCAATATTCGCATTCCCGGCCTGCCGATGACCATCGTTCAGGCGGACGGGCAGAACGTCGAGCCGGTGGAGGTCGACGAGTTCCAGATCGGTGTGGCCGAGACATACGACGTCGTCGTGACGCCGGGCGCGCAACAAGCCTACACGCTGGTCGCGGAGTCGATGGACCGCTCGGGCATGGGTATTGCCACACTCGCGAGCGCACCCGGCGCTCGCGCCGCCATTCCGCCGCTGCGCGATCCGCCGCTTCTGACCATGGCCGACATGGGCATGAGCGGCATGGACCACGGCTCGTCTGGCGATGCCGGCATGTCGGGCATGGACCACGGAAGTGGCGGCGACATGGCGGGGATGGATCATGGTTCGTCCGGCCAATCCGAGATGGCAGGCATGGCCGACATGTCGGGGATGCAGATGCGCGACACATCGCTTCTGCCGCCCGATGTGAAGGTCGGGCCCGGTCTCGACATGGTCTCGATGAACCCGGTCGACCGCATGGGCGATCCCGGCATCGGTCTCGCCGATGTGCCGCATCGTACGCTCGACTATCGCAAGCTGCGCGCGCTGACTCCACACCGCGAGGGCCGCACGCCGTCCCGGCGAATGGAAATTCATCTGACCGGCAATATGGAGCGCTACATGTGGTCGTTCGACGGCAAGAAGTTCTCCGCCGTCTCAGACGAGCCGATCCGTTTCGCCTATAACGAGCGCGTGCGCGTGAAGCTCGTCAACGACACGATGATGGCGCACCCCATTCACTTGCACGGTCATTTCTTCGAGCTGGTCAATGGCGCGCCGGCCGATCGTCAACCGCTCAAGCACACGGTAATCCTGCAGCCGGGTGGCAGCGCGCAGTTCGACCTGACGGCGGACGAGCCGGGCGACTGGGCCTTCCACTGTCACCTTCTCTACCACATGCATGCCGGGATGTTTCAGATCGTCACGGTCGCCAATCCCGACGGGAGCGAAGCATGA
- a CDS encoding copper resistance protein B codes for MKIRIVSLLASVAAGSVLASPAAAQHAGHSPAEPQQSAEAQADAKTKCEEEAERHRAMGHPVADGACEPAAQPEAAMDRSQMDHSTMDHGAMTAQDGHSGMTMPVDAARPQASPESHEGMDHGSMPQGKPAEGAMDHSQMNHGEMGQAEASSSMDHGQMDHSQMNHGETPSQDRQGMDHSAMQMGSDDDIPLLPPPPEAGSGPARAAVAIWGEEAMNEARRELVRETDGGMRFWFQGDRLEYRAREGKDGYLWDIQGYYGGDIDKFWFKSEGEGSFGEPIEGAEVQALWSRAIAPFFDFQAGVRQDLTGPERTHAVIGIQGIAPYQFEVDAAAFVSTKGDVTARFEGELDQRITQRLILQPRAEIALSAQDIPELGIGAGLDRIEAGLRLRYEFAREFAPYVGVSQEWRIGDSADFARAAGEDPSVTNYVVGVRFWF; via the coding sequence ATGAAAATTCGTATTGTCAGCCTGCTCGCATCGGTCGCAGCCGGCTCAGTTCTCGCCTCCCCCGCGGCGGCGCAGCATGCCGGTCATTCGCCGGCGGAGCCGCAGCAAAGCGCCGAGGCGCAGGCTGACGCGAAGACGAAGTGCGAGGAAGAAGCCGAGCGCCATCGCGCGATGGGGCATCCGGTTGCAGATGGAGCATGCGAACCGGCTGCTCAACCTGAAGCCGCCATGGACCGCTCGCAGATGGATCACTCAACCATGGATCATGGTGCGATGACCGCTCAGGATGGCCATTCTGGCATGACAATGCCTGTGGACGCTGCCCGTCCACAGGCATCGCCCGAAAGTCATGAAGGAATGGATCACGGCTCGATGCCGCAGGGCAAGCCCGCCGAAGGCGCGATGGATCATTCGCAGATGAATCACGGCGAGATGGGTCAGGCGGAGGCCAGTTCGTCGATGGACCATGGGCAGATGGATCACAGCCAGATGAACCATGGGGAGACGCCTTCGCAGGACAGGCAGGGCATGGACCATTCGGCGATGCAGATGGGCTCGGACGATGATATCCCGCTGCTGCCGCCTCCTCCAGAAGCAGGGAGCGGCCCAGCGCGCGCGGCGGTCGCCATCTGGGGCGAGGAAGCCATGAACGAAGCGCGCCGCGAGCTTGTCCGCGAGACCGACGGAGGAATGCGCTTCTGGTTTCAGGGCGACCGGCTCGAGTACCGCGCCCGCGAGGGGAAGGATGGATATCTGTGGGACATCCAGGGATATTATGGCGGCGACATCGACAAATTCTGGTTCAAGTCCGAGGGTGAGGGCAGCTTCGGCGAACCCATAGAAGGCGCCGAGGTCCAGGCGCTCTGGAGCCGCGCCATTGCGCCCTTCTTCGATTTCCAGGCGGGTGTTCGCCAGGACCTGACCGGTCCGGAACGCACGCACGCGGTTATCGGTATCCAAGGGATCGCGCCTTACCAGTTCGAGGTCGATGCCGCGGCCTTCGTCTCCACCAAGGGCGATGTGACGGCGCGTTTTGAGGGCGAACTTGATCAGCGCATCACGCAGCGGCTGATCCTTCAACCGCGTGCCGAAATCGCACTTTCCGCTCAGGATATTCCCGAACTCGGCATTGGCGCTGGCCTCGACCGGATCGAGGCAGGTCTGCGTCTTCGCTACGAGTTCGCACGCGAATTCGCGCCCTATGTCGGCGTTTCCCAGGAATGGCGCATCGGCGACAGCGCGGATTTTGCGCGGGCCGCCGGAGAGGATCCGAGCGTCACCAATTATGTCGTCGGTGTGCGATTCTGGTTCTGA
- a CDS encoding nuclear transport factor 2 family protein translates to MTKPLTRIAATALVATLIPLPAFAQQMDHSSHANHQMHAMDASADDVAGAEETLKAYRTALEARDAQAMRALFAEDSAIFENGKAEGSFANYMEHHLGPELDAIVSFTFTDPTLTVTRMGHMAHAYETYGYRIELSDGRVIERDGVATSVLAHDADGWRIVQYHSSSRAPRN, encoded by the coding sequence ATGACCAAGCCTTTGACACGCATCGCGGCGACTGCGCTTGTTGCCACGCTGATACCGCTGCCAGCCTTCGCGCAGCAGATGGACCACTCTTCCCATGCGAACCATCAGATGCACGCGATGGACGCTTCGGCGGACGATGTCGCGGGCGCTGAAGAAACCCTCAAGGCCTATCGCACCGCTCTTGAAGCGCGCGACGCGCAGGCAATGCGCGCGCTCTTCGCCGAGGACTCGGCGATCTTCGAGAATGGCAAGGCCGAAGGAAGCTTTGCCAATTACATGGAGCACCATTTGGGCCCCGAGCTCGACGCGATTGTGAGCTTCACCTTTACCGACCCCACGCTGACCGTCACCCGGATGGGGCACATGGCCCATGCCTATGAGACGTATGGCTATCGCATCGAACTTAGCGATGGCCGGGTGATCGAGCGCGACGGCGTGGCGACATCGGTGCTTGCTCACGATGCGGACGGGTGGAGAATCGTCCAGTACCATTCCTCGTCGCGCGCGCCGCGCAACTGA
- a CDS encoding PepSY domain-containing protein, translating into MATPSLKLRLHVLGSKIHKWLAIFVGVQVLLWMGTGALMSFLDLEEVRSEHVVSREQEALPADAPLPAWVANDGTLAAVTTRSLDGDAVTEVRKVDGSVSLHDPVTGRKLSPISAATAKSIALRAWTGPRTTIEAARIVDDPIGTEFRGPFPAWQVTYADEASTRIYIDAASGTLGAARSDTWRLFDFIWGLHIMDWTERDRINSWWLLLFGIGGTIIALSGFVLLANRMPRLRRRAKKSKLA; encoded by the coding sequence TTGGCAACGCCGTCGCTGAAGCTGCGCCTGCATGTGCTCGGCAGCAAGATCCACAAATGGCTGGCGATTTTCGTCGGTGTCCAGGTTCTCTTGTGGATGGGAACCGGCGCCCTCATGTCGTTTCTCGACCTGGAAGAAGTTCGCTCCGAACATGTCGTTTCGCGTGAACAAGAGGCGCTGCCCGCCGATGCCCCGCTCCCGGCCTGGGTCGCAAACGACGGTACTCTTGCAGCGGTAACGACACGTTCGCTCGACGGCGATGCCGTGACCGAGGTCCGCAAGGTTGACGGTAGCGTGAGCCTCCACGATCCGGTGACTGGGCGTAAACTCTCCCCCATCTCGGCGGCAACGGCAAAATCCATCGCCTTGCGCGCATGGACCGGGCCGCGCACGACCATCGAGGCCGCACGGATCGTCGATGACCCCATCGGAACCGAGTTTCGCGGCCCTTTTCCGGCCTGGCAGGTCACCTATGCTGACGAGGCTTCGACGCGCATCTACATCGATGCCGCCAGCGGCACGCTCGGGGCGGCGCGCAGCGATACATGGCGCCTGTTCGATTTCATCTGGGGCCTCCACATCATGGACTGGACCGAGCGCGACCGCATCAACAGTTGGTGGCTGCTGCTGTTCGGCATTGGCGGCACGATCATAGCCCTGTCGGGTTTCGTCCTGCTGGCGAACCGGATGCCGAGGCTGCGCCGCCGCGCAAAGAAGAGCAAGCTCGCCTGA
- a CDS encoding DUF2231 domain-containing protein, translated as MKAPSFLALLAASLLFVGPVQAHGDEKHGEEASAAPAATNGDVHDQAAMAQMGETADAGESSGAHDEAGAAHDEAGGHADESETGVMAVLKKLHPATIHFPIALFFMAAATELFVMRRKGAGLESAVRVLVYGGAIGAVVAVLFGWIHTGLWFGGDTVMQVHRWTGMLIAVLGIAMAYLASRPSQSRAWLRASIFSMAALVLIQGFLGGELAHGPDHLGVSWL; from the coding sequence ATGAAAGCCCCCTCATTTCTGGCGCTGCTCGCCGCAAGCCTGCTCTTCGTCGGACCCGTTCAGGCTCATGGCGACGAAAAGCACGGCGAAGAGGCGAGCGCCGCGCCTGCTGCCACCAATGGCGATGTGCACGACCAGGCGGCCATGGCGCAGATGGGCGAGACTGCGGATGCTGGCGAGTCCTCCGGCGCGCACGATGAAGCGGGCGCAGCCCATGACGAGGCCGGTGGCCATGCGGATGAGAGCGAAACCGGCGTCATGGCCGTACTGAAAAAGCTGCATCCGGCAACGATCCACTTCCCGATCGCCTTGTTTTTCATGGCTGCGGCCACCGAATTGTTCGTGATGCGCCGGAAAGGAGCGGGCCTGGAAAGTGCGGTGCGCGTACTCGTCTACGGCGGAGCAATCGGCGCAGTCGTCGCAGTTCTGTTCGGATGGATTCACACCGGTCTGTGGTTCGGCGGCGATACTGTCATGCAAGTCCATCGATGGACCGGTATGCTGATCGCGGTTCTCGGTATTGCGATGGCATACCTCGCGAGCAGGCCGAGCCAGAGCCGCGCATGGTTGCGCGCGTCGATCTTCTCCATGGCGGCACTCGTTCTCATCCAGGGGTTCCTTGGCGGCGAGCTCGCGCACGGACCGGACCATCTTGGCGTTTCGTGGCTCTGA
- a CDS encoding AlpA family transcriptional regulator, translating to MSSPVPKEAIVGEEIDKEATEPRRVTRLIRLPEVQHRVGLGRSTIYRWMAEGKFPRPVQLGGYSVAWAESEIDGWVADRIKHST from the coding sequence ATGTCTTCGCCGGTACCGAAGGAGGCCATCGTGGGTGAAGAGATCGACAAGGAGGCAACAGAGCCCCGTCGGGTGACGCGTCTCATTCGCTTGCCCGAAGTGCAGCACCGCGTCGGGCTTGGCCGTTCAACGATCTATCGCTGGATGGCCGAGGGCAAGTTTCCGAGGCCTGTGCAGCTCGGAGGATACTCGGTTGCGTGGGCGGAAAGCGAGATCGACGGGTGGGTGGCCGATCGTATTAAGCACTCGACATAG
- a CDS encoding lytic transglycosylase domain-containing protein translates to MTSLNCRTAIAVACLGMIATSSQQVRAQDFTLFEHAIVPPKTDQQPARQYLPAIYPAGPADVSYREGLYIAAIAEAERRYGLPTNLLRALIWAESRFNPMAVSPAGAAGLAQLMPATARELGVRNRHDPLASIDGGARYLRDMLDRFDAVHLALAAYNAGPGAVSRSRGIPKNGETPQYVRTVLGRWQAIGTYN, encoded by the coding sequence ATGACCTCTCTCAATTGTCGGACCGCGATAGCGGTCGCCTGCCTGGGGATGATCGCGACCTCCTCTCAGCAAGTCCGCGCCCAGGATTTCACCCTGTTCGAGCACGCGATCGTTCCGCCGAAGACGGACCAGCAGCCGGCTAGACAATATCTTCCTGCAATCTACCCGGCCGGGCCAGCAGACGTATCCTACCGGGAAGGCCTGTATATAGCGGCGATAGCCGAGGCTGAACGCCGTTACGGGCTTCCGACCAACCTGCTTCGTGCTCTTATCTGGGCTGAGTCCCGCTTCAATCCGATGGCTGTGAGTCCAGCTGGTGCTGCCGGGCTTGCTCAGCTTATGCCAGCCACGGCGCGAGAACTGGGCGTCCGGAACCGTCATGACCCTCTTGCATCGATCGACGGTGGCGCCAGGTACCTTCGCGACATGTTGGACCGGTTCGACGCGGTCCACCTGGCCTTGGCTGCTTACAATGCGGGCCCTGGTGCCGTCTCCCGATCACGCGGCATTCCGAAAAATGGTGAAACGCCGCAATATGTCCGGACTGTGTTGGGACGTTGGCAAGCAATTGGTACGTACAATTGA
- a CDS encoding thermonuclease family protein, producing MSETPGEPFDFRKALKAQKRQKLRKEIALGLGAFAIVFAGGMLAFTWPVHDANLANDDQQPQALFQQASSPQFDICGSIRRTCVVDGDTFWLDGVKIRIADIDTPEISEPRCDYEYQLGMRATHRLVELLNAGPFELRTIGNRDEDQYGRKLRVVTRGGRSLGDQLVSEGLARTWTGRREPWC from the coding sequence GTGAGTGAGACCCCCGGTGAGCCGTTCGACTTTCGCAAGGCGTTGAAGGCACAAAAGCGCCAGAAGCTGAGAAAGGAGATCGCATTGGGTTTGGGAGCATTCGCGATTGTATTTGCTGGAGGGATGCTGGCATTCACCTGGCCAGTCCATGATGCCAATCTTGCTAACGACGATCAGCAGCCGCAGGCTTTATTCCAGCAAGCGAGCTCCCCACAATTCGACATCTGCGGATCGATCCGGCGCACATGCGTCGTGGATGGAGATACTTTCTGGCTTGATGGCGTGAAGATCCGCATTGCCGACATCGACACTCCCGAGATCAGCGAGCCTCGTTGCGACTATGAGTACCAACTCGGCATGCGTGCGACGCACCGCCTTGTCGAGTTGCTGAATGCCGGGCCCTTTGAACTGAGGACCATCGGGAACAGAGATGAGGATCAGTACGGTCGCAAATTGCGGGTTGTTACGCGCGGCGGCCGCTCGCTTGGCGATCAGCTGGTCAGCGAAGGCTTGGCGCGAACCTGGACCGGGAGACGTGAACCATGGTGCTGA
- a CDS encoding integrase arm-type DNA-binding domain-containing protein, with product MPLTDTRLRALKPKDKPYKVTDERGLYVEVTPTGGKLWRFRYRIGGAQKKLCIGSYPDISLKQARDAAYEARRAVASGGDPAFEKRKRKIRAEFLSAQTFEAVAREYIEQMMVQNGRADGTIVKANYFLDKLAPTIGNRPIDEIEPFEVLAPLKRLEATGKHETAKKCRSFAGRVFRYGVATTRCKSDPTSMLKGALVTPRATHYAAILEPTELGGLLRAIDDFTGYMVTKFALQIAPHVFVRPGELRHAEWHEIDLVDGVWKIPAGKMKARRAHAVPLSKQVRGYLTDLAEMLGREGYVFPSARSSKRPMSENTLNAAFRRMGYSKEEVTAHGLRATASTFLNESGLWNPDAIERALAHGDSNVVRGIYHRGKHWDERVRMAQWWSDYLDELRTGGKVIMGKFAKG from the coding sequence ATGCCGCTGACAGATACTCGCCTCCGCGCACTCAAGCCCAAGGATAAGCCGTACAAGGTAACCGATGAGCGCGGCCTATATGTTGAGGTCACGCCGACCGGCGGCAAACTTTGGCGATTCCGATACCGGATCGGCGGCGCGCAAAAGAAGCTCTGCATCGGCAGCTATCCCGACATCAGCCTCAAGCAAGCGCGAGACGCGGCTTACGAGGCACGACGAGCTGTTGCTTCTGGCGGCGACCCGGCCTTTGAGAAGCGGAAGCGGAAAATCCGCGCCGAGTTCCTTTCTGCACAGACGTTCGAGGCAGTCGCACGTGAGTATATTGAACAGATGATGGTCCAGAATGGCCGCGCCGATGGCACGATCGTCAAGGCCAATTATTTCCTAGACAAGCTTGCGCCTACCATCGGGAACAGACCCATCGACGAGATCGAGCCGTTCGAAGTCCTGGCTCCTCTCAAACGACTGGAAGCCACTGGTAAGCACGAGACTGCGAAGAAATGCCGCTCGTTCGCAGGCCGCGTGTTTCGCTACGGTGTTGCTACCACCCGCTGCAAATCAGATCCGACCAGTATGCTGAAGGGTGCTCTCGTAACGCCGAGAGCCACGCATTATGCAGCCATCCTTGAGCCCACCGAGTTAGGCGGGCTGCTGCGCGCAATCGACGACTTCACTGGCTACATGGTGACGAAGTTTGCTTTGCAGATCGCGCCGCATGTGTTCGTACGCCCCGGCGAACTCCGCCACGCCGAATGGCATGAGATCGATCTGGTCGATGGGGTCTGGAAGATCCCTGCCGGTAAAATGAAAGCGCGCCGAGCGCATGCCGTCCCGCTGTCCAAGCAAGTTAGAGGCTATCTCACAGACCTGGCCGAGATGCTCGGCCGCGAAGGATATGTCTTCCCGTCTGCGCGCAGCTCCAAGCGTCCCATGAGTGAAAACACGCTCAATGCCGCATTCCGTCGCATGGGATATTCGAAGGAAGAAGTCACCGCGCACGGACTCCGGGCGACAGCATCAACATTCCTGAACGAGTCGGGACTTTGGAATCCGGATGCAATCGAGCGTGCCTTGGCACATGGCGACAGCAATGTTGTGCGTGGCATCTACCATCGCGGCAAGCATTGGGACGAGCGCGTGCGAATGGCTCAATGGTGGAGCGACTACCTCGATGAGCTGCGGACAGGAGGAAAGGTCATCATGGGAAAGTTTGCCAAGGGTTGA